In Carnobacterium sp. CP1, the following are encoded in one genomic region:
- a CDS encoding ABC-F family ATP-binding cassette domain-containing protein yields MITVSNISLEFSDRKLFDDVNIKFNPGNCYGLIGANGAGKSTFLKILAGEIQPSTGHVALGQDERLATLSQNHYGYEDNTVLETVIMGHERLYQIMQEKNEVYMKEDFTDEDGIRAAELEGEFAELDGWEAEPQAAVLLQGLGISEELHDKKMSELAGGEKVKVLLAQALFGKPDVLLLDEPTNGLDKQSIEWLEEFLINFPNTVIVVSHDRHFLNKVCTHMADVDFGKIKVYVGNYDFWLESSQLASKLAADANAKKEDHIKELQDFIARFSANASKSKQATSRKKTLEKITLDDIQPSSRRYPFVGFTPEREIGNDLLRVENLSKTIDGKKILDNISFSLNKDDKVAFTSHNDVAITVLFRILMGELEPDSGTFKWGVTTSQSYLPKDTSAEFEQGKITIVDWLRQFASKEESDNTFLRSFLGRMLFSGEDVLKEVSVLSGGEKVRCMLSKMMLSKANVLVLDDPTNHLDLESITALNDGLISFNKGSILFSSHDHQFVQTIANRIIEVTPNGVVDRADTTYEEFLENKTVQEQIKKLYAK; encoded by the coding sequence ATGATCACAGTATCTAATATAAGTTTAGAATTTTCAGACCGCAAATTGTTTGATGACGTCAACATTAAATTTAACCCTGGCAATTGTTACGGCTTAATCGGTGCAAATGGAGCAGGCAAGTCTACGTTCTTAAAAATCTTGGCTGGCGAGATCCAACCTTCAACAGGTCATGTTGCATTAGGACAAGACGAACGTTTAGCAACCTTAAGTCAAAACCACTACGGCTATGAAGACAACACTGTTTTAGAAACAGTCATTATGGGACACGAACGCTTGTATCAAATCATGCAAGAAAAAAATGAAGTTTATATGAAAGAAGACTTCACTGATGAAGATGGCATACGTGCTGCTGAATTAGAAGGCGAATTTGCTGAATTAGATGGTTGGGAAGCAGAACCTCAAGCAGCTGTTTTATTACAAGGCCTTGGCATCTCAGAAGAATTGCATGATAAAAAAATGAGCGAACTAGCTGGTGGAGAAAAAGTTAAGGTATTATTAGCACAAGCTTTATTCGGAAAACCAGATGTTCTTTTGTTAGATGAGCCAACGAATGGTTTAGACAAACAATCGATTGAATGGTTAGAGGAATTCTTAATTAATTTCCCTAATACCGTCATCGTCGTTTCCCATGACCGTCACTTCTTAAACAAAGTTTGTACGCATATGGCTGATGTCGACTTTGGTAAAATCAAAGTTTATGTTGGTAACTATGATTTCTGGTTGGAATCTAGTCAATTAGCCAGCAAATTAGCTGCTGATGCAAATGCTAAAAAAGAAGATCACATCAAAGAATTACAAGACTTTATTGCTCGTTTTAGTGCAAATGCATCTAAATCAAAACAAGCAACGTCTCGTAAGAAAACCTTAGAAAAAATCACTTTAGATGATATCCAGCCTTCTTCTCGTCGCTATCCATTCGTCGGGTTCACACCTGAGCGTGAAATTGGAAACGACTTGCTTCGTGTTGAGAACTTATCGAAAACCATCGATGGCAAAAAGATTTTAGATAATATCAGCTTTTCTTTAAATAAAGACGACAAAGTGGCCTTTACCAGTCATAATGACGTTGCAATCACTGTTCTGTTCAGAATTTTGATGGGAGAACTAGAACCTGATTCAGGAACCTTTAAATGGGGTGTCACCACCTCACAATCTTATCTTCCAAAAGATACGAGTGCTGAATTTGAACAAGGTAAGATTACGATTGTAGACTGGTTGCGTCAATTCGCTTCGAAAGAAGAAAGCGACAATACTTTCTTACGTAGTTTCTTGGGCCGGATGCTTTTCTCTGGAGAAGATGTTTTGAAAGAAGTTTCTGTTCTTTCTGGTGGCGAAAAAGTTCGGTGCATGTTATCTAAAATGATGTTGAGCAAAGCCAACGTACTCGTTTTAGATGATCCAACGAATCATTTAGATTTAGAATCAATAACAGCTTTGAATGATGGCTTGATCTCCTTTAATAAAGGTTCAATCTTGTTCTCTTCACATGACCACCAATTCGTTCAAACGATTGCAAACCGCATTATCGAAGTTACACCAAATGGCGTAGTGGACCGTGCGGACACCACTTATGAAGAATTCTTAGAAAACAAAACTGTTCAAGAACAAATCAAAAAATTATATGCAAAATAA
- a CDS encoding DEAD/DEAH box helicase has translation MKKNTFEEFGIGEELVTALESLRYFKPTKVQEEVLPLALAEKDVIVESQTGSGKTVSFGIPLCENVIWEENRPQALVLVPTRELALQVKEDITNIGRLKRIKVTSVFGKASFDKQKSELKQKSHIVVGTPGRVLDHLQKGTMKVDKLRYLVIDEADEMLNMGFIDQMAAIIEFLPEERQTLLFSATMPPEIERLASFYMKPDRAAIKIEMTEQSRPKIVQSYLKVEPEKKEQQLLDLLIVENPDSCMIFCNTQEAVNRLYTFLNKAGLPIDKIHGGMVQEDRFDVMDDFRKGKFRYLVATDVAARGIDIDNVTHVINYDVPVEKESFVHRTGRTGRAGKTGVALTLVTPKERPWWQEVRAYVQQEISEITAPNARVVQSHKSAFEKKLQERLVVKRARNKELNQGITKIYFNGGKKKKLRAVDFVGTLTNIPGIKADDIGIITIQENVTYVEVLNGKGPRVIEEMKDRTVKGKQLKVYKANK, from the coding sequence ATGAAAAAGAATACATTTGAAGAATTTGGTATTGGAGAAGAACTGGTAACAGCATTAGAAAGTTTACGCTATTTTAAACCGACTAAAGTTCAAGAAGAAGTACTGCCATTGGCTTTAGCAGAAAAAGATGTGATTGTTGAGTCACAAACTGGCAGCGGAAAAACCGTGAGCTTTGGAATCCCATTATGCGAAAACGTGATATGGGAAGAAAACAGACCCCAAGCCCTTGTTTTAGTACCTACGAGAGAATTAGCATTGCAAGTAAAAGAAGACATTACGAATATTGGTCGTTTAAAACGTATCAAAGTAACCTCTGTATTCGGCAAAGCTTCTTTTGACAAGCAAAAGTCTGAGTTAAAACAAAAGAGCCATATTGTAGTAGGGACACCTGGTCGTGTCTTGGACCATTTACAAAAAGGAACGATGAAAGTTGATAAATTGCGTTATTTAGTGATCGATGAAGCAGATGAGATGCTGAATATGGGGTTCATTGACCAAATGGCAGCTATTATAGAGTTTTTGCCAGAAGAACGACAAACTCTATTGTTCTCGGCTACAATGCCGCCAGAGATAGAACGTTTGGCTAGTTTCTATATGAAACCCGACAGAGCAGCTATTAAAATCGAAATGACAGAACAATCAAGACCTAAAATCGTACAATCATACCTTAAAGTCGAACCTGAGAAAAAGGAACAGCAGTTGTTGGATTTATTGATCGTTGAGAATCCAGACAGCTGTATGATTTTCTGTAACACTCAAGAAGCCGTGAATCGTTTGTACACGTTCTTAAATAAAGCGGGTTTGCCGATTGATAAAATTCATGGCGGTATGGTGCAAGAAGATCGGTTCGATGTGATGGATGACTTCAGAAAAGGGAAGTTCCGTTATTTAGTCGCAACAGATGTAGCAGCTCGAGGGATCGATATCGATAATGTGACGCATGTCATCAATTACGATGTACCCGTAGAAAAAGAAAGTTTCGTACACCGAACAGGACGAACAGGGCGTGCCGGGAAGACAGGAGTAGCACTGACTCTGGTCACTCCAAAAGAAAGACCTTGGTGGCAAGAAGTTAGAGCATACGTGCAACAAGAAATTTCTGAAATCACTGCTCCAAATGCTCGCGTTGTACAAAGTCATAAATCGGCTTTTGAAAAGAAACTTCAAGAACGGCTGGTTGTGAAAAGAGCTCGTAACAAGGAACTGAATCAAGGGATCACAAAAATTTATTTTAACGGCGGGAAAAAGAAAAAACTTCGCGCAGTGGATTTTGTCGGTACGTTGACGAATATTCCGGGAATCAAAGCAGATGATATCGGTATTATTACTATTCAAGAAAATGTTACCTATGTAGAGGTATTGAATGGAAAAGGTCCGAGAGTCATTGAAGAAATGAAAGATCGTACGGTTAAGGGAAAACAATTAAAAGTCTATAAAGCAAATAAATAA
- a CDS encoding MBL fold metallo-hydrolase — protein MAEVKRIATGAIEENCYIIYENLTALIVDPGNDFQKIMNAIEELQVTPAAILLTHCHYDHIGALEETRTTYNIPVYVSSLEKDWLGNPELNLSAHGDKPIIAQPAEFEFELMKDYTLGGLTFRVVPTPGHSPGGISFIFEDFVITGDALFKGSIGRSDLPGSNPEALLEGIREQLFNLEDEMRIYPGHGGASTIGDEKLTNPFFN, from the coding sequence ATGGCTGAAGTTAAACGTATCGCAACAGGCGCTATTGAAGAAAACTGTTATATTATTTATGAAAATTTAACTGCTTTGATCGTCGATCCAGGTAATGATTTCCAAAAAATCATGAATGCAATTGAAGAATTGCAAGTTACACCGGCAGCTATTTTATTAACGCATTGTCACTATGATCATATCGGGGCTTTAGAAGAAACTCGTACCACTTATAACATTCCTGTATACGTTAGTTCTTTAGAAAAAGACTGGCTTGGCAATCCTGAACTAAATCTTTCGGCTCATGGAGATAAACCGATCATCGCTCAACCAGCTGAATTTGAGTTTGAATTGATGAAAGATTATACCTTAGGCGGTTTGACATTCAGAGTCGTTCCAACACCAGGACACTCGCCTGGAGGAATTAGTTTTATTTTTGAAGATTTCGTCATCACAGGTGATGCCTTATTTAAAGGCAGCATAGGACGTTCTGATTTACCCGGAAGCAATCCTGAAGCTTTGCTGGAAGGAATCCGTGAACAACTCTTTAATTTAGAAGACGAGATGCGTATTTATCCAGGACATGGCGGCGCTTCAACTATCGGAGACGAAAAATTAACGAATCCGTTTTTTAATTAA
- a CDS encoding asparaginase encodes MKTILVLHTGGTIAMSEDQTTGKVRPNAENPLQKHSHLFDQEAHLIVEDFFQLPSPHITPKEMLLLKKRIEKAILSKEADGVVITHGTDTLEETAYFLDLTLDHQVPIVITGAMRSSNEIGSDGLYNFQSAVWVALADEAQNKGVLVVMNDEIHTARYVTKTHTSNVATFQTPTFGPIGLISKNEVLFFQKLIAEEKFEITTVDKSVYLLKAYSGMDGVLFDALNNDQTDGLIIEALGAGNLPPATLPALQRILNRNIPVVLVSRSFNGIAQDVYDYPGGGKRLSEAGVIFTNGLTGPKARIKLMVALNKTQNLEEIAQYF; translated from the coding sequence ATGAAAACTATTCTAGTTTTACACACTGGAGGAACGATTGCGATGAGCGAAGACCAAACCACTGGTAAAGTTCGTCCAAATGCAGAGAACCCGTTACAGAAACACAGCCATTTATTTGACCAAGAAGCTCATTTGATCGTGGAGGATTTTTTTCAACTCCCTTCTCCTCACATCACGCCAAAAGAAATGTTGTTGTTAAAAAAACGGATCGAAAAAGCCATTTTGTCAAAAGAAGCTGACGGTGTCGTCATTACACATGGAACCGATACGTTAGAAGAAACAGCTTACTTTTTAGATTTAACACTGGATCATCAAGTGCCCATCGTCATCACGGGAGCTATGCGTTCCAGCAATGAAATCGGCTCTGATGGTCTTTACAACTTTCAAAGCGCTGTTTGGGTTGCTTTAGCAGATGAAGCTCAAAACAAAGGCGTGCTGGTAGTTATGAACGATGAGATCCATACTGCCCGCTATGTGACAAAAACACATACATCAAACGTCGCAACTTTCCAAACCCCGACTTTTGGGCCGATTGGGCTTATTTCTAAAAATGAGGTCCTTTTTTTCCAAAAATTGATTGCAGAAGAAAAATTCGAGATCACGACTGTGGATAAGTCCGTTTACCTCTTAAAAGCCTATTCTGGGATGGATGGCGTTTTATTTGATGCTCTAAATAATGACCAAACCGACGGGCTGATCATTGAAGCGCTTGGTGCCGGAAATTTACCGCCAGCGACTCTGCCGGCATTGCAGCGTATTTTAAATCGAAACATTCCTGTTGTTTTGGTTTCACGCTCTTTCAACGGCATTGCTCAAGACGTCTATGATTATCCTGGCGGCGGTAAACGGTTGAGCGAAGCTGGCGTTATTTTCACCAATGGTCTGACTGGGCCTAAAGCCCGGATCAAATTAATGGTTGCTCTAAATAAAACTCAAAATCTTGAAGAAATTGCTCAGTATTTTTAA
- a CDS encoding glycoside hydrolase family 32 protein, whose amino-acid sequence MTRTKNRGEYELGYHITPPKGLLNDPNGLIQFKGVYHVFYQWNQNDTTHNTKSWGHVASTDLIHWTEQPAALEPVDWFDKDGCYSGSAVSFENKLYLFYTGNVRNEANERESYQCLAVSEDGVHFEKKGPILKQPAGYTAHVRDPKVWQGKNNDWWMVLGAQKVDLTGDALVYHSKNLIDWTCTGSLLDDELDFGFMWECPDLVHFNQKSAFIFSPQGIMARGDEFNNIYQSGYLTGVFTEAGKFLTDEQPFKELDRGFEFYAPQTFQDDKGRQLLFGWMGVMEPAIEAAVPTIQDGWIHSLTIPRELIYADGQLNQRPAAELKQLRHGSPLVVEGKAEASLQLPTLQNEILVDWEKTAGSFKLQIRKDVDIEYDQHRNRVQVSRSNWLTGDRETRAVTLTKPLTQLHLFLESSSLELFVNQGEEVFSLRYFPEQEARTVDVDACETGKEPQITLYTLEN is encoded by the coding sequence ATGACACGTACTAAAAATAGAGGAGAATATGAGCTGGGTTATCACATTACGCCTCCTAAAGGCTTGTTGAATGATCCCAATGGATTGATTCAATTTAAAGGGGTCTACCATGTCTTTTACCAATGGAACCAAAACGATACGACCCATAATACCAAAAGTTGGGGGCACGTTGCTTCAACGGATTTGATTCATTGGACCGAGCAGCCAGCAGCTTTGGAACCGGTCGATTGGTTTGATAAAGATGGCTGTTATTCCGGCAGTGCTGTATCTTTTGAAAATAAATTGTATTTGTTCTATACCGGAAATGTCCGAAACGAAGCGAATGAACGCGAAAGCTATCAATGTTTAGCTGTTTCAGAAGATGGCGTGCATTTTGAAAAGAAAGGGCCGATTTTGAAACAGCCCGCGGGATACACAGCACATGTGAGGGATCCAAAAGTTTGGCAAGGAAAGAATAACGATTGGTGGATGGTATTAGGGGCACAAAAAGTTGATTTGACGGGGGATGCTTTGGTGTATCATTCGAAGAATCTAATCGATTGGACATGCACAGGTTCGCTTTTGGATGATGAGCTTGATTTTGGATTTATGTGGGAATGTCCGGATTTAGTGCACTTCAACCAAAAATCAGCGTTTATTTTTTCTCCACAAGGAATCATGGCCCGAGGAGATGAGTTTAACAATATTTATCAATCCGGTTATTTAACTGGGGTATTTACAGAAGCAGGCAAATTTTTAACCGATGAGCAGCCTTTTAAAGAGTTGGATAGAGGGTTTGAATTTTACGCTCCGCAAACTTTCCAAGACGATAAAGGACGTCAGCTTTTATTTGGTTGGATGGGAGTCATGGAACCAGCAATTGAAGCAGCTGTTCCCACTATCCAAGACGGCTGGATCCACTCTTTGACGATTCCTAGAGAATTGATTTATGCTGATGGACAATTAAACCAGCGGCCAGCAGCAGAATTGAAACAATTAAGGCATGGTTCTCCTTTAGTTGTGGAAGGGAAAGCCGAAGCATCACTGCAGCTGCCTACATTGCAAAATGAGATTCTGGTAGACTGGGAGAAAACGGCCGGTTCATTCAAGCTTCAGATAAGAAAAGATGTTGACATTGAGTACGATCAGCACCGAAACCGAGTGCAGGTTTCGCGGTCAAATTGGCTGACTGGCGATAGAGAGACCCGGGCGGTCACATTGACAAAGCCTTTGACGCAACTGCACTTGTTTCTTGAAAGTTCTTCGTTGGAATTGTTTGTTAACCAAGGGGAAGAAGTTTTCTCCTTGCGGTATTTCCCGGAGCAAGAAGCAAGGACAGTTGATGTGGATGCGTGTGAAACGGGTAAAGAACCCCAAATCACATTGTACACTCTAGAAAATTGA
- a CDS encoding LacI family DNA-binding transcriptional regulator gives MVTINDIAKRANVAKSTVSRYLNGGSVSQKTKEKLNQIVAETGYTPNTFAQSLKAKKTNMIGTIIPRLDSYSANEALASIDEELRERNFQLLITNTNQLSAREIESIYSLAKQKVAGILLFATVITEEHKKAITEVGIPVILLGQQAEGFYHIVHEEYQAGYKLGKYATRLGHKDFLYLNVFEADVAVGQLRKNGVLAALKEEKESSVEMVEVSFSFEKAYEQALKLLPTLKATYIFCATDNIALAVLKAAHKLGLEVPTAFSLSGFGGYQITSIVTPSITTVKYAYKELGQVAVQNLIKLLDGEEVPEEVQLTNELIANESTQQY, from the coding sequence ATGGTAACCATCAACGATATCGCTAAACGTGCAAATGTCGCAAAAAGCACGGTTTCAAGGTACTTAAATGGGGGTTCTGTCAGTCAAAAAACAAAAGAGAAATTAAATCAAATTGTGGCCGAGACTGGTTATACTCCTAATACATTTGCGCAAAGCCTAAAAGCGAAAAAAACGAATATGATCGGCACCATTATCCCACGATTGGATTCTTATTCAGCCAATGAAGCGTTAGCCTCTATTGATGAAGAACTGAGAGAACGCAATTTTCAATTATTGATCACCAATACGAACCAGTTGTCGGCTAGAGAAATTGAGAGCATTTATTCTCTAGCTAAGCAAAAAGTAGCAGGCATTCTTTTATTTGCTACAGTGATTACAGAAGAGCACAAAAAAGCCATCACAGAAGTAGGCATACCGGTTATTTTGTTAGGCCAACAAGCAGAAGGTTTTTACCATATTGTTCATGAAGAGTACCAAGCGGGTTATAAGTTGGGAAAATACGCTACTCGTTTAGGCCATAAAGACTTTTTATACCTAAACGTTTTTGAAGCAGATGTTGCAGTTGGACAGTTACGAAAAAATGGTGTTTTGGCTGCGTTAAAGGAAGAAAAGGAAAGTTCTGTAGAGATGGTTGAAGTAAGCTTTTCTTTTGAAAAAGCTTACGAACAAGCATTAAAATTGTTGCCCACGTTAAAAGCAACATATATCTTTTGTGCAACCGACAATATTGCGCTAGCGGTTTTAAAAGCAGCACACAAACTAGGATTAGAAGTTCCAACAGCTTTTTCATTATCTGGTTTCGGAGGGTATCAGATTACGTCCATTGTGACTCCCTCGATTACCACCGTAAAATATGCCTATAAAGAATTAGGGCAAGTAGCGGTGCAAAACCTGATTAAATTGCTTGATGGCGAAGAGGTTCCTGAAGAAGTTCAGCTAACCAATGAATTGATTGCAAATGAATCCACCCAACAGTACTGA